The proteins below are encoded in one region of Metabacillus dongyingensis:
- a CDS encoding TIGR00282 family metallophosphoesterase encodes MKLLFVGDVVGSPGRDMIKEYLPKLKRKYRPSLTIVNGENAAHGKGITEKIYHELNQAGAQVVTMGNHTWDKREIFEFIDNYPNLIRPANFPEGTPGNGITYITCDGKEIAVINLQGRTFLAPIDCPFKKADELIEEAKKRTSIIFVDFHAEATSEKQAMGWYLDGEVTAVVGTHTHVQTADERILDQGTAFITDVGMTGPYDGILGVEREAVIKRFLTSLPVRFEVTEGKAQLSAVVIDVQEKTGRALKIDRILINDDHMFFE; translated from the coding sequence ATGAAACTATTATTTGTAGGAGATGTAGTAGGATCTCCAGGTAGAGATATGATAAAAGAATATTTGCCAAAGCTAAAACGTAAATACAGACCGTCCCTGACGATTGTAAACGGAGAGAATGCAGCACACGGAAAAGGGATTACTGAAAAGATTTATCACGAGCTGAATCAGGCTGGCGCACAGGTTGTGACAATGGGAAATCATACATGGGATAAGCGGGAAATCTTTGAATTTATTGATAATTATCCAAATCTAATCCGTCCTGCGAATTTTCCTGAAGGCACTCCGGGTAACGGCATTACATATATAACTTGCGACGGCAAAGAAATCGCTGTGATTAACTTACAGGGACGAACGTTCTTGGCGCCTATTGATTGTCCATTTAAAAAAGCGGATGAGCTGATTGAAGAAGCTAAAAAGAGAACATCCATCATTTTTGTGGATTTTCATGCTGAAGCAACGAGTGAGAAGCAGGCCATGGGCTGGTATTTGGACGGAGAAGTGACGGCCGTTGTTGGAACTCATACTCACGTTCAAACGGCAGATGAGCGAATTCTTGATCAGGGGACTGCTTTTATCACAGATGTGGGCATGACAGGCCCTTATGATGGCATCTTGGGAGTAGAGAGAGAGGCGGTCATAAAACGTTTCCTGACTAGCCTCCCTGTGCGATTTGAGGTAACTGAAGGCAAGGCGCAGCTGAGCGCAGTAGTAATCGATGTTCAAGAAAAAACAGGCAGAGCCTTGAAAATTGACCGCATTTTAATTAATGACGATCATATGTTTTTTGAATAG
- the spoVS gene encoding stage V sporulation protein SpoVS: protein MEILKVSAKSNPNSVAGALAGVLRERGAAEIQAIGAGALNQAVKAVAIARGFVAPSGVDLICIPAFTDILIDGEERTAIKLIIEPR from the coding sequence ATGGAAATATTAAAAGTTTCAGCAAAGTCCAATCCTAACTCTGTAGCGGGAGCACTAGCAGGTGTCCTGCGTGAAAGAGGCGCTGCCGAAATCCAGGCAATTGGAGCTGGAGCACTTAACCAGGCTGTAAAAGCAGTAGCTATTGCCAGAGGGTTTGTTGCCCCGAGCGGTGTTGATTTAATCTGTATTCCTGCCTTTACGGATATTCTCATTGATGGAGAAGAGCGTACGGCCATTAAATTAATTATTGAGCCTCGTTAA
- a CDS encoding dipeptidase, translating into MRIFDAHCDLLYQLWRRPEISEWNDMNLHVTIEKLFQFGAKVQCFAIFIPVDVTNKLEAAFAQASIFYDRIINGFEKIIHLRTKQDLLALKDDEIGAILTLEGCDPIGHDLSLLSIFHQLGVRSAGLTWNFANLLADGALETRNAGLSFYGRHVVGKLNHYHMWTDVSHLSERSFWDVIQLADHPIASHSNSYALCPHPRNLKDDQIKAIVAKNGLIGITFVPQFTSSRSRASMKHLLNHLDYVSGLAGENAVGFGSDFDGIDETIEGLEGYEQYPYLLNTLSKHYSESQVEKFMYKNFADSIPF; encoded by the coding sequence GTGCGTATTTTTGATGCTCATTGTGATTTGCTCTATCAATTATGGCGCAGGCCTGAAATTAGTGAATGGAATGACATGAATCTGCATGTCACCATTGAAAAGCTATTTCAGTTTGGAGCAAAAGTCCAGTGCTTTGCCATCTTTATACCAGTTGATGTCACGAATAAATTAGAAGCCGCCTTTGCACAGGCTTCCATCTTTTATGATCGGATTATTAATGGGTTTGAAAAGATCATACATTTAAGGACAAAACAGGATCTTCTTGCATTAAAGGATGATGAAATTGGAGCCATTTTGACACTTGAAGGCTGCGACCCGATCGGCCATGATTTAAGCCTTCTTTCCATTTTTCATCAGCTAGGTGTTAGATCCGCGGGACTGACTTGGAATTTTGCCAACTTACTTGCTGATGGAGCGCTCGAAACAAGAAATGCAGGTCTATCATTTTATGGGAGACATGTAGTCGGGAAATTAAATCATTATCACATGTGGACTGACGTATCTCACCTTTCCGAACGAAGCTTTTGGGATGTCATTCAGCTTGCAGACCATCCGATTGCCAGTCATTCAAATTCATATGCACTGTGTCCCCATCCAAGAAATTTAAAAGACGATCAAATTAAAGCAATCGTTGCAAAAAATGGTTTGATTGGCATAACGTTCGTGCCGCAATTTACCTCTTCCCGCTCGAGGGCTTCAATGAAGCATCTACTTAATCATTTAGATTACGTGAGTGGTCTTGCAGGAGAAAATGCTGTAGGATTTGGGTCTGATTTTGACGGGATAGATGAAACGATTGAAGGGCTTGAAGGTTATGAACAGTATCCTTACTTGCTGAATACACTCTCGAAGCATTATTCAGAAAGTCAGGTTGAAAAATTTATGTATAAAAATTTTGCTGATTCCATTCCTTTTTAG